The Metamycoplasma gateae genome window below encodes:
- a CDS encoding MSC_0624 family F1-like ATPase-associated membrane protein: MESNKTSYITEKKIYDDFESMLNKKKKNSLVSTLKIILITFFLISSSLILFFAPLTIFSSKLFFNQNIEYFLEFSNLTTERINYLALFRIFLLLGIYLYTINKNFSNIFTHKESTKKYIPWFIVYLLFSFVSLILLFTFFKQGTMDYYALAWIAFPLLLIDIAYSIYTYKLKRKTNPLVYKNSKATLISIISRIILVSSFLLILSIWVFSIKGDKNDFLNNNIVHRFFVDMFSQKDSLNLFYIILFTALVAVTIFGINFERVMLIASKQYKTNEAKEKILLFIALSFTSLIWFIRALFYKSSSEVIKADEPSKNYLYLIGLVFISIFFVLYLLFNFLKKLKINGVLLNTILTSFVLTLIWITTTIVSLKNNEILVTNVTLLVSTLFSGVILIIYKLKTTNESLYTSIFLKASITFMITTLVVNGLNALLLSNNNQSFYNISTLLSLDQIFVIATLSILITFNISTVINLIITLNTLTKKSKITKGSNK, from the coding sequence ATGGAGTCTAATAAAACTTCATACATTACAGAAAAGAAAATTTATGATGATTTTGAATCGATGTTAAATAAGAAGAAAAAAAATTCATTGGTTTCTACATTAAAAATCATCTTGATAACTTTCTTTTTAATAAGTTCAAGCTTAATACTATTTTTTGCACCATTAACAATTTTTTCAAGTAAATTATTTTTTAATCAAAATATTGAATATTTTCTTGAATTTTCTAATTTAACAACAGAAAGAATTAACTACCTAGCTTTATTTAGAATATTTTTATTACTAGGAATATATTTATATACTATCAATAAAAACTTTTCTAATATTTTTACACATAAAGAATCAACAAAAAAATACATACCTTGATTTATTGTGTATCTACTATTTTCATTTGTTTCTTTGATATTACTTTTTACATTTTTTAAACAAGGAACAATGGATTATTATGCTCTTGCATGAATTGCTTTCCCGCTTTTATTAATTGATATTGCTTATTCAATTTATACATATAAATTAAAAAGAAAAACAAATCCTTTAGTTTATAAAAATAGCAAAGCAACACTTATCTCAATAATTTCAAGAATTATTCTAGTGTCATCATTTTTATTAATTTTATCTATTTGAGTATTTTCAATAAAAGGTGATAAAAACGATTTTTTAAACAATAATATTGTTCATCGTTTCTTTGTTGATATGTTTTCACAAAAAGATTCGCTAAACTTATTTTACATAATTTTATTTACAGCATTAGTCGCAGTGACAATATTTGGAATTAACTTCGAAAGAGTTATGCTAATTGCTTCTAAACAATATAAAACTAATGAAGCAAAAGAAAAAATTCTTTTATTTATCGCCTTGAGTTTTACATCTTTGATTTGATTTATAAGAGCTTTATTTTATAAATCAAGCTCAGAGGTTATAAAAGCTGATGAACCTTCAAAAAATTACTTATATTTAATTGGTTTAGTTTTTATAAGTATTTTCTTTGTTTTATACTTATTATTTAATTTTCTTAAGAAATTAAAAATTAATGGGGTTTTATTAAATACTATTTTAACAAGCTTTGTATTGACACTAATTTGAATAACAACAACAATTGTAAGCTTAAAAAATAATGAAATCCTTGTAACTAATGTAACACTTTTAGTATCAACATTATTTAGTGGTGTGATATTAATAATTTACAAATTAAAAACAACAAATGAATCATTATACACATCAATATTCTTAAAAGCTTCAATAACATTCATGATTACAACATTAGTTGTTAACGGATTAAATGCTTTATTACTTTCAAATAATAACCAAAGTTTTTACAATATATCAACATTATTATCATTAGACCAAATATTTGTGATAGCAACATTATCAATATTAATTACATTCAATATTTCAACAGTTATTAATTTAATAATAACCTTAAATACACTTACTAAAAAAAGCAAAATAACCAAAGGAAGTAATAAATAA
- a CDS encoding MSC_0623 family F1-like ATPase-associated protein codes for MKIDKKKLLLQKEALAKVELINEKFDEILRNKNVISNDKLMSTILLKSTKSFKSKEVTKLLNLIKQATTNKFDLIFDELIISYKLDQSLNNLFLVPYISNEISTNFESINLKSNNSNDKDNLIQIFNKEIKELLEQDYYVEILDNIIIKKDLSNNIVEIFYNSKNIVGW; via the coding sequence ATGAAAATAGATAAGAAAAAATTATTATTACAAAAAGAAGCTTTAGCAAAAGTGGAATTAATTAATGAAAAATTTGATGAAATTTTAAGAAATAAAAATGTAATAAGCAATGATAAACTAATGTCAACAATCCTTTTAAAATCAACAAAAAGTTTTAAAAGCAAAGAGGTAACAAAATTATTAAACTTAATTAAACAAGCAACAACAAACAAATTTGATCTAATATTTGATGAATTAATCATTTCTTATAAATTAGATCAATCATTAAACAATTTATTTTTAGTACCTTATATTTCAAATGAGATTTCTACCAACTTTGAATCAATTAATTTAAAATCAAATAATTCAAATGATAAAGATAATCTAATTCAAATTTTTAATAAAGAAATTAAGGAACTATTGGAACAAGATTATTATGTAGAAATTTTAGATAATATCATTATCAAAAAAGATTTATCAAATAATATAGTTGAAATATTTTATAACAGCAAAAACATTGTAGGGTGATAA
- a CDS encoding MSC_0622 family F1-like ATPase gamma subunit: protein MHLKKWEEKLQNLQNISTKVNNSKNILLIDIMKLTKKIKFNISNALLNINLINAIKEKYAIKNKLINDANDKNKISKKLSNIFKSKSTLWIYLTEKQKYSTDSYSRYEKRLLEVVNAKKDDFIVIGERALEFCKQNSFNVIKSFNEEQKADRTLPWILSQFVKILYINNNYSKVNFVLNTNKNYNSYFTILPIDQFDVNKLVNEEETQNNKFDITNYKIYPGIEEFIENEINIFLENAIYSLIIESSFYNAKNDLVTTNKIINQIDEEISKIKKKIVRTKRENEIEEIVLLTRSNEGFGGIK from the coding sequence ATGCATTTAAAAAAATGAGAAGAAAAATTACAAAACTTACAAAATATTTCAACCAAAGTTAATAACTCAAAAAATATTCTTTTGATAGATATAATGAAATTAACTAAAAAAATAAAGTTTAATATTTCAAATGCTTTATTAAACATTAATTTAATTAATGCAATTAAAGAAAAATATGCAATAAAAAATAAACTAATTAATGATGCTAATGATAAAAATAAAATATCTAAAAAACTATCTAATATTTTTAAAAGTAAATCTACTCTTTGAATATATCTAACTGAAAAACAAAAATACTCAACAGATTCATATAGTAGATATGAAAAAAGACTTCTTGAAGTTGTAAATGCTAAAAAAGACGACTTTATCGTTATTGGTGAAAGAGCTTTAGAATTTTGTAAGCAAAATAGCTTCAACGTTATCAAATCATTTAACGAAGAACAAAAAGCAGATAGAACACTTCCTTGAATTCTTTCACAATTTGTAAAAATTTTATATATCAATAACAATTACAGCAAAGTAAACTTTGTTTTAAATACTAACAAAAATTATAATAGCTACTTTACAATATTACCAATCGACCAATTCGACGTTAATAAATTAGTAAACGAAGAAGAAACACAAAATAACAAATTCGATATTACAAACTACAAAATTTATCCGGGCATTGAAGAATTTATTGAAAACGAAATTAATATATTTTTAGAAAATGCTATTTATTCATTAATTATTGAATCATCATTTTATAATGCAAAAAACGATCTTGTTACAACAAATAAGATAATTAATCAAATTGATGAAGAAATTTCAAAGATCAAAAAGAAAATAGTACGTACAAAACGGGAAAACGAAATTGAAGAAATTGTTTTATTAACAAGATCAAATGAAGGTTTTGGAGGTATTAAATAA
- a CDS encoding MSC_0621 family F1-like ATPase epsilon subunit, whose amino-acid sequence MSNQNQTFKININFLDNKTLSIRNGQLFINIDDEDEWAKADLEAIMAYENTVVKIKDLNDQKEFYLFLINTNIIIKDNIITINTFNKMTVYKQNNKASFNKNELREVVEKINYLESLQKIGLNLDQFMEQKLLKQKLYILKIQKNLKLVKENDYEIKK is encoded by the coding sequence ATGTCAAATCAAAATCAAACATTTAAAATAAATATTAATTTTTTAGATAATAAAACACTTTCAATAAGAAACGGACAATTATTTATCAACATAGACGATGAAGATGAATGAGCAAAAGCTGATTTGGAAGCTATTATGGCATATGAAAATACTGTTGTAAAAATTAAAGATTTAAATGATCAAAAAGAGTTTTACTTATTTTTAATTAATACAAACATCATCATAAAAGATAACATAATTACAATTAATACATTCAATAAAATGACTGTTTATAAACAAAATAATAAAGCGTCTTTTAATAAAAACGAACTAAGAGAAGTTGTTGAAAAAATAAATTACCTAGAATCATTACAAAAAATCGGTTTAAATCTAGACCAATTTATGGAACAAAAATTGCTAAAACAAAAACTATATATTTTAAAAATTCAAAAAAATTTAAAACTTGTAAAAGAGAATGATTATGAAATTAAAAAATAA